TGATGTGGGTATGGCCATCATGTTAATTACGCATGATCTGGGAGTAGTAGCGGAAATGGCAGATCGGGTTGTTGTCATGTATGCTGGACAAGTTGTGGAGGAAGCGGATGTAGACAGGCTTTTTTATACGCCGATGCATCCGTATACGAAGGCTTTACTACATGCTATCCCACGTATGGAGAAAAATAAAGAAGTTTTAAATACAATTAATGGTATGGTTCCCTCTTTAGTCAACATGCCTGAAATAGGTTGTCGGTTTGTTGAACGCTGCCCTGAAGTACAGGCTGCCTGCCATTCAATTAACCCTCAACTTGGTGAGATTGCTGAAGGGCATGCTGTACGCTGTCTCCTTTATGAGGCAAGTCAACCTGAGAATAGTGCGGAGGTCGGATAATGACTCAGAAGAAACGGTCAGAAGCCCTTCTTCATGTGGAAAATTTGAAAAAATATTATCGAGCTAACGGAGGGATTTTTCAAAGAAAGGGAGACGGTATAAAAGCGGTTGATAATCTGTCACTGGATTTGAAGAGAGGGGAGACGTTCGGTCTAGTGGGTGAGTCTGGTTGTGGTAAATCAACTGTGGGAAGGTTGATTACTAGACTGATAAAACCAACAGCCGGAAAGATTTATTTTCAAGGAGAAGATATTATAGACTTAAGGGGGCCCCGCCTTCGTCATGTACGAAAAAACATGCAAATGATATTTCAAGATCCACATGCTTCTTTAAATCCGAAGATGATGGTGGGAAGTATCGTTTCTGAACCGTTAATCAACTATGGGGAAGGGAACGAACATAAGGTTAGAACAACTGTAATCAATTTACTACAGAGTGTTGGGTTACCTGAAGAGGCCTATTATCACTATCCACATGAGTTTTCTGGCGGTCAGCGTCAGCGTGTGGGAATTGCTCGAGCGTTGGCATTAAAGCCTAAACTTGTTGTAGCAGACGAGCCTGTGTCTGCCCTAGATGTCTCTGTTCAATCACATATTTTAAATTTACTTAAAAAACTTCAAGCAGAATTGGATTTGACTTTGTTGTTGATTTCCCACGACTTAAGTGTCGTCAAACATATGAGTGACCGCATTGGTGTCATGTATTTAGGTCACCTTGTCGAAGTGGCTGATGCTGAAGCCATATATGAAGACCCAAAACATCCTTACACAAAAGCTCTCATTTCTGCTATCCCACAACCAGACCCTCGTAAGAAGCGTAAACGAATCATTCTATCAGGTGATATACCAAGTTCTCAGCAGCTACTTGAAGGATGTCCCTTTCATACTCGATGTCCTGAAGCAGTGGCAGAATGTCGTGCTAAGAAGCCTGAACTGATAGAGGTGATGGAAGACCACACCGTCTCGTGTTTGCTTTATAAATAATGCTGTTATCACAGATAAGCATCCGAAAAACTCTCGGCTCAAAATAGAAAGGAGAGCAAACTCTATTTAGGTGGGAGTAAACGGACGCTAATGTCCTGATTAAAGGTTCGTTTTATAGTCAGATGACTTATTTAGGAGGAATGACAACGATGAAAAAAATACTTGTTATGTGTGCGCTTTTAACAGTTTTTAGTTTAGCAGCATGTGAAGGCAACTCAGGAGATACTCATGACATAGACTCAGCTAATAACATAGGAGAAGGAACAGATCCACAAGGTGGAGTTCTAACTTATGCTGAAACATCCCCTTTTTTAGGTGTATTAGATTGGGCTCATTATGAAAATTTTAATGATAGTATTGCGCTAAATATTTTTAGCCCTGACACACTATTTAAAACGGGGGATGACTTACGATCAGAACCGAATTTAGCTAGAGATTGGGAATGGTCCGATGATAAAAAAACAGTGACTTTTTTTATTGAGGAGAATGTGAAGTGGCATAACGGAGAAAAGCTTACCGCTGAGGATTTTAAATTTGCTTGGGAAGTGATAGCTCATGCAGATTATACAGGTCCACGAGTCTCTAATGTCAATATCATTAAAGGCTTTAAGGAATATCATACAGGTGAGGTGGAATCTTTAAGTGGGGTTAATATTATCGATGAGTACACGCTTGAAGTCACTTTTAATGATGCCTATCCAAATGCCATTGATCAATTATGGCCCTATCCGATGCCAAAAGCATATTTGGAGCATCTAGAAGTGGCTGAACTTGAGGATGCTGATGAAATAAGACAAAAACCAGTGGGTCTAGGGGCATACCAGGTGACACGTATCGTTCCTGGTGAGCTCATTGAATTTGAGGCGTTTGATGATTACTGGAGAGGTAAACCAAACCTTGATGGGGTTAATTATCGTATTGTAGATGGTGCTCAGGCATCAGAGCTATTAACACAAGGTGAGGTAGATATTATAAAGCTAGAAGCCTCTCAAGCTGTTACGCTTGAAGGAGACGACCGTGTGACGATCGAGGAAGTTGAAGCTTTATCATACGGATATTTAGGGTTTAAACTAGGGCATTGGGATGCGGAGAAAAGGCAAAACGTGATGGATAATGACAAATTCCAAAATAAACAATTGAGACAAGCATTTGCCTATGCGCTAGACCGAAAAGGTATTGTTGAGTCGTTCAGTGAAGGGTACGGAACAGTAATTAATGCGCCAGAATCTGTTATTAGTTGGGCTTACCCTGACGAAGCCATGTTGAATCAATATAAATATGATCCTCAGCAAGCGATGGTGCTGCTAAAGGAAGCTGGTTATGAGGATGTAACGGGGGATGGATTTGTTGAAACGCCGGACGGAGAGGAATTTACGGTGAATTTAACGGCTATGGATAGCCCCTCTAATATTGCTGAACCACGAGCACAATATATTATTCAAAACTTACAAGATGTAGGAATTAAGGCCGATTTGCATGGTGGTCAATTGTATGATTACAACCTTTTTTATGATCTAGTTCAAGGAGATGATCCTGATATAGATTTATTTTTGGGAGCTTGGAGTCTTACGCTTGACCCAGACCCTACTGGTCTCTGGAAATCAGATGATTTATGGAATTATACGCGTTGGGTAAATGAAGAATCTGATGAATTAATAGAAAGAGGACTTAGTAAGGAAGCTTTTGATGAAGATTATCGACGAGAGGTCTATCAAGAGTGGCATCAACTCGTGAACGAGGAATTACCTATTATACCGTTAAGTTCGCCAGTGAATATTTATGGGATTTCACACAGTACAGGCGGTGTAACCCCTGACCTTGCAGATGCTGTTACTGATGCTCACCTTTGGTACAAACGACAGTAAGTCACTGAAATAAGGGGATTTGTCATGTTATTCTATACTTTAAAACGAGTTCTTATCATGATTCCTATCATGTTGATGATCTCTCTCGTCGTATTCGGTTTGGCCTTAATGATGCCGGGTGATGCTCTTTCGGGTCAAATTGACCCGGCTAATCAAAATGCTGAGTATATTGAAGGGATGAGAGAAGAGCTTGGATTGAATGACCCGATACTCGTTCAATATGGGCGATGGCTATCTGGTGTGGTACAAGGGGATTTCGGTCGATCATATGTTCACCGAATGGATGTAACCGACGTGATTGGACAGAGGTTGCCAAATACACTACTGTTAGCTGTCCTATCGTTGATAATTACGTATATACTCTCTTTTTTGATGGGGAGCTATGCAGGGAGAAACCCTCATACGATTGGTGATTATAGTATTCAAGGAATAAATTATGTCATGTTGGCTATTCCAAGCTTTGTTGCTGCTATGATTGCAATTTTTATTTTTTCTTTTCAGCTTGGATGGTTTCCTAATACCGGTAGTGTAGCAGCAGGCGTAGAGGAAGGAACGCTGTCATATTATTTAAGTCGTCTCCACCATGCTGCTCTTCCTGCACTCGTTTTAGGAGGATTAACGACAGCTAGCTATACTCAATTTTTAAGAAATGACATCATTGAAAATGCACAAAAAGAGTATGTACGCACAGCGAAAGCAAAAGGGACTTCTGAAAAAAATATTTACCAGAAACATATTTTAAGAAATTCACTCATTCCAATTGTGACACTTTTTGGATTTGATATTGCCAGTATCATCGGTGGGGCTGTTATTATAGAGACTGTCTTTTCGTACCGCGGTATTGGGGAATTACTCATTACATCTATTGAGAGACGAGATTCATCGGTTGTAGTAGCTATTACTCTTATGTTATCACTTGCTACATTGGTAGGAAATTTGCTCGCTGATCTTCTATATAGCTTGATTGATCCGCGAATAAGGGTGGAACAGGGGGGAGGCCAATGACAGCTACCCATCTTAAAAATAAAGTACAGTCAAAAGGCCGTTCTCCCTGGAAAACAGCCTGGAGAAAATTGGTTCGAAATAAATTGGCTATTACTAGTCTTCTTTTTCTCCTTGTGGTAGTGACTTTAGCCTACTTAGCACCTGTGATCGCTCCAACTGACCCTACTCGTGTTGATATTAGCAATCGAAATATCCCACCGGGCGGCGATTTTATGTTAGGTACAGATAATGCTGGACGAGATGTGTGGACGATGCTTCTTTATGGGGCAAGAACTTCACTGACAATTGGACTTGCTTGTACACTAATAGTTATTATCATTGCGACGATTATCGGTTCCATATCTGGATATTATGGTGGATGGATTGATGCTCTTCTAATGAGGTTCACAGATTTTATGATGAACTTCCCATTTTTAGTTTTTGTGATTGTTTTAGCGTCTATTGTACGTGACGCGGGGATATGGGCTCTCATTTTAGTGTTAAGTGTCCTCTCTTGGACGGGAGCTGCAAGAGTAATTCGTAGTAAAACGATGGCAGAAAAAGAAAATGATTATGTGTTGGCTGCGGTCTCAATTGGAAGTGGGACGCTTAAAGTTATTAGGAAACATATCTTACCAAACATCATGTCGACGATTATTGTTCAGGCCACGCTACTTTTAGCAGTTATGATTGTTGCAGAAACTGCTCTCAGCTTTTTAGGGTTTGGAGTGCCTCATGGGACGCCAAGTTGGGGAAATATGATGCAAGAAGCTCGTCAACCTCATGTGATTCGGACTATGTGGTGGGTGTGGGTGCCACCTGGTTTAGCTATTACATTCACTATCCTTGCCATCAATTTTATCGGTGAAGCCATTAAAGATGCCTTTAACCCTAGATTTACACGTTAATCTATAAGTGTCATGTCATAGGCACTTCCTAAAAGCTAGAAATGAGAAAAAAAGTAGCTCGTACTGAAAAGGTTACTCAGAATTTTAGAGGAAGAAAGTCATGATAAGAACTTTAAACCTTAGACATATAAAGGAGTATTTAAAGATGGAGGCTCATTACCTTCATCTTTTTTGCATTGTTAATTAAAAGAGGTAATTTCATGGATGTAATAAGTATCGAAATGAAAGACGGCGACTTCTTTGAGGATTAATTGCCGTGTGAAGCGAAGGGCACACTCATTATGAGAATTTTGAAGTCTTATTTTAAATTAAGACATTCATTCAAGTAGAAGCACTAGCGTTGCATAAGGAGTGTGATAATTTTCAGTTTAATGATCCTTGTTGTTTAGAGCCAAAGACGAGAATGCCCGGTTAAAGGTGGGTTTTGGCATGTTATCACCTGACTTAAAGGGCTTTTTCTTTGCATAACAAAACTTTAAGAGACATTAGTGACAAAAAAGATAAGTGAAATCTTAATAGGGCAGGATTCTCATTAAATAAAAACTCGGTTTAAATGTCTTTATCTTTAGATTAAGGAGTCTTGTCAATAATCGAGTCATTGGCGAAAGTAAAATAAGCGGATATTTTTCGGTTAGAGGCAGGAGAGAGCTCATTGTGGGGAATATAGAGGGAAAATTTCCGATTATCTAAAGCAAAACGACCCATTTCTCAGATTTTTCGGGTCATTAGCGGAATTTCTCCGCCTATTTAAGCTCTTGTCATGGCTAATGGCTATTTAAGAGAATTTTCTCCTCTTACTCAAATCGGATTTTTAACCTAATCACCCAACCGATATGAGTGGGTCATCACGAAACAAAAATGATGAAATAAAGGCCTCCACACTTGCATCAAAATAATTTTTAAGCCTGTTTGTGATCTCCTTATAAGCACCGCAAATGCCTGCGAGTGAGTATTTATAAAGATCTGATATTCTTCTGTAATTCCCATTCCATTTACGTCTAGTGTTTATCACAGATAACCGTCCGTAAAACTCCCGCTACAAAATAGAGGAAAGTTAATGTCCGGGTTCATTCAACTGGTAGAGTTTATTGGTACTCACTCAAAGTGCAATAAATAAAGTCACTTTTTAGTCAAACTTAATGTGACGTGGATCACGTAAATATGCGTGAGTGCCCTTATACAATGGTAAGTGGATGAGACTCATTATTGAGAATGTGGTCTTTTATATTACCTATTTGAATCAATTTCATAATAAAACTAACTTTCAACAAAAAATCGAACAATGATAAGTAAGCGATATCAAAATCCTGTTTTAAAAAGGACCGCTGAGAAAGACGGTGATTCTTGGAGGATCAATGACGTCTGAAGAATCAATGATACGAAAGGGTTTATCACATTATTTGGCTGAAGAGCAGATCAGGAAAGCATCTTTCTATAACGAAAGATCGTTGTATGATCAATTAGAAGTAAAAAAATAAACTGCCTGCCATAAAAAATAGGATAGAAACTTTTAAAAAAAGGGGGGGGGAAGGGGTTGAGAGCGTTTAAAGAGTTTATAGCGAGGAAAAAGTTGCTGTTGATATTAAGCGGGATTTTTATAGGGATTGTGTTGTTTGCAGGAACGGTGGGCTCCATGAAAGCAACGGATTCGCCAGAATTTTGTTCTACTTGTCACATTATGGATGAAGCTTATGAGTCGTTTATGGATTCAAATCATGCCACGTTATCATGTAATGACTGCCATGCACCCAATGATAGTTTAACAGCAAAGCTTGTTTTTAAAGCAAAAGCTGGGGCAAGCCACATGTATATGAATACACTTGGATCTGACCAAATACCAGACAATCTTCATGCCACTGCTCAATCTCAGGAAGTCATCGATAAAAATTGCATAACATGCCATGAAGCAGGTTTGAAGAATGTGGTGTACCATGATGTGAAAGAAGGGGGTTGTGTAGATTGCCATCGGCATGTTCCCCATGGAAATGGGGGCTATAAGCCTGATGAATGGTTTCATCCGGGCAGTTATGATGCAAGACGTTGATTTCTGTGAAGGGAGGGAAGAAGGTCATGACGACCATCAAAAAAATGCCGGTACGATGGCTGATTGTTCTCCTTATGATAAGTTTTACAACGCTTATGGTGAGCTGTAGTAAATCAGAGTCGTACCCTGAGCAAGAGATGTATACGACACAATTATCACCTGACGAAATCGTAAATTCAGCTTTTAAAGATGAGTTTCCACTTCAATATGAAAGTTACTTAAAAAATATGATGCCTGAAAACGACAATACA
The genomic region above belongs to Bacillus sp. A301a_S52 and contains:
- a CDS encoding ABC transporter permease, whose protein sequence is MLFYTLKRVLIMIPIMLMISLVVFGLALMMPGDALSGQIDPANQNAEYIEGMREELGLNDPILVQYGRWLSGVVQGDFGRSYVHRMDVTDVIGQRLPNTLLLAVLSLIITYILSFLMGSYAGRNPHTIGDYSIQGINYVMLAIPSFVAAMIAIFIFSFQLGWFPNTGSVAAGVEEGTLSYYLSRLHHAALPALVLGGLTTASYTQFLRNDIIENAQKEYVRTAKAKGTSEKNIYQKHILRNSLIPIVTLFGFDIASIIGGAVIIETVFSYRGIGELLITSIERRDSSVVVAITLMLSLATLVGNLLADLLYSLIDPRIRVEQGGGQ
- a CDS encoding oligopeptide ABC transporter substrate-binding protein, which encodes MKKILVMCALLTVFSLAACEGNSGDTHDIDSANNIGEGTDPQGGVLTYAETSPFLGVLDWAHYENFNDSIALNIFSPDTLFKTGDDLRSEPNLARDWEWSDDKKTVTFFIEENVKWHNGEKLTAEDFKFAWEVIAHADYTGPRVSNVNIIKGFKEYHTGEVESLSGVNIIDEYTLEVTFNDAYPNAIDQLWPYPMPKAYLEHLEVAELEDADEIRQKPVGLGAYQVTRIVPGELIEFEAFDDYWRGKPNLDGVNYRIVDGAQASELLTQGEVDIIKLEASQAVTLEGDDRVTIEEVEALSYGYLGFKLGHWDAEKRQNVMDNDKFQNKQLRQAFAYALDRKGIVESFSEGYGTVINAPESVISWAYPDEAMLNQYKYDPQQAMVLLKEAGYEDVTGDGFVETPDGEEFTVNLTAMDSPSNIAEPRAQYIIQNLQDVGIKADLHGGQLYDYNLFYDLVQGDDPDIDLFLGAWSLTLDPDPTGLWKSDDLWNYTRWVNEESDELIERGLSKEAFDEDYRREVYQEWHQLVNEELPIIPLSSPVNIYGISHSTGGVTPDLADAVTDAHLWYKRQ
- a CDS encoding ATP-binding cassette domain-containing protein — encoded protein: MTQKKRSEALLHVENLKKYYRANGGIFQRKGDGIKAVDNLSLDLKRGETFGLVGESGCGKSTVGRLITRLIKPTAGKIYFQGEDIIDLRGPRLRHVRKNMQMIFQDPHASLNPKMMVGSIVSEPLINYGEGNEHKVRTTVINLLQSVGLPEEAYYHYPHEFSGGQRQRVGIARALALKPKLVVADEPVSALDVSVQSHILNLLKKLQAELDLTLLLISHDLSVVKHMSDRIGVMYLGHLVEVADAEAIYEDPKHPYTKALISAIPQPDPRKKRKRIILSGDIPSSQQLLEGCPFHTRCPEAVAECRAKKPELIEVMEDHTVSCLLYK
- a CDS encoding NapC/NirT family cytochrome c produces the protein MARKKLLLILSGIFIGIVLFAGTVGSMKATDSPEFCSTCHIMDEAYESFMDSNHATLSCNDCHAPNDSLTAKLVFKAKAGASHMYMNTLGSDQIPDNLHATAQSQEVIDKNCITCHEAGLKNVVYHDVKEGGCVDCHRHVPHGNGGYKPDEWFHPGSYDARR
- a CDS encoding ABC transporter permease, which gives rise to MTATHLKNKVQSKGRSPWKTAWRKLVRNKLAITSLLFLLVVVTLAYLAPVIAPTDPTRVDISNRNIPPGGDFMLGTDNAGRDVWTMLLYGARTSLTIGLACTLIVIIIATIIGSISGYYGGWIDALLMRFTDFMMNFPFLVFVIVLASIVRDAGIWALILVLSVLSWTGAARVIRSKTMAEKENDYVLAAVSIGSGTLKVIRKHILPNIMSTIIVQATLLLAVMIVAETALSFLGFGVPHGTPSWGNMMQEARQPHVIRTMWWVWVPPGLAITFTILAINFIGEAIKDAFNPRFTR